The Methanoculleus sp. SDB genome contains a region encoding:
- a CDS encoding glycine--tRNA ligase — MGDIYESVMELAKRRGFVWPTSECYGAVAGFVDYGPLGAMMKRKVEDLWRDFYVIREGYYEIECPTVGAEAIYIASGHVKGFADKMCQCPHCREYLRADHIAEAHGKKDAAVLSAPELSAFLRLLPCPACEGELGDVEVFDFNLMFETQIGPGSQRTGYLRPETAQGIFTDFNRLVRFYRNKLPFGAVQIGKSYRNEISPRQGMIRLREFTQAEAEIFVHPEQKEHPNFALYADYEMPLLGIVQQQTAAPPLRISMKNAVSRGLVANEYVAYYLALTHELLVRAGVLEEKLRFRQHLPDERAHYAEDCWDAEIFSERFGWVETVGIADRTDYDLRAHAAHSGDSFTVFIPYDTVRFERKRRIIPDMGVLGPRYRGKAKQIAEALATAEPGEDGVEIFLDGERVFISSDLYREVEEDVEIRGVDVRPHVIEPSYGIDRMMYAILEHRYDEEMVEGEIRKVLRLPPRIAPVQAAVFPLMNRDGLDEIALSVTRSLVERGILAQYDDTGAIGRRYRRQDEIGTPFAITVDYDTLADSTITIRDRDSMNQVRISLSDVPETLRLLINGTLHFDMLKK; from the coding sequence ATGGGCGATATATACGAATCGGTAATGGAACTTGCAAAACGACGGGGTTTTGTATGGCCGACATCAGAGTGCTACGGTGCGGTTGCCGGATTTGTCGACTACGGACCGCTCGGCGCGATGATGAAGCGGAAAGTGGAGGATCTCTGGCGGGACTTCTACGTCATCCGTGAAGGATACTATGAGATCGAATGCCCGACAGTCGGCGCGGAAGCGATTTATATCGCCTCCGGTCACGTAAAGGGCTTTGCAGACAAGATGTGCCAGTGCCCTCACTGCCGGGAATATCTCCGGGCCGACCACATCGCCGAAGCACATGGGAAAAAGGACGCGGCAGTCCTTTCCGCACCCGAACTCTCGGCGTTTTTGCGCCTCCTCCCCTGCCCCGCGTGCGAGGGGGAACTGGGCGACGTGGAAGTATTTGACTTCAACCTCATGTTCGAAACCCAGATCGGGCCGGGATCACAGCGTACGGGATATTTACGACCGGAAACGGCGCAGGGGATATTTACCGACTTCAACCGTCTGGTCCGGTTCTATCGGAACAAACTCCCGTTTGGCGCGGTGCAGATTGGAAAATCGTACAGGAACGAGATTTCACCGCGGCAGGGTATGATTCGCCTGAGGGAATTCACGCAGGCGGAGGCGGAGATCTTCGTGCATCCCGAACAGAAGGAGCATCCGAACTTCGCTCTCTATGCCGACTACGAAATGCCGCTCCTCGGGATTGTCCAGCAGCAGACGGCTGCCCCTCCACTTCGTATTTCGATGAAGAACGCCGTATCCCGCGGTCTTGTGGCAAACGAATATGTCGCGTATTATCTTGCGCTGACACATGAACTGCTCGTGCGTGCCGGGGTGCTGGAAGAGAAACTCCGCTTCCGGCAGCACCTGCCCGACGAACGGGCCCATTATGCCGAGGACTGCTGGGATGCCGAGATCTTTTCGGAGCGGTTCGGCTGGGTGGAGACGGTCGGTATCGCCGACAGGACCGATTACGACCTCCGGGCACATGCAGCCCACAGCGGCGATTCTTTTACGGTGTTCATCCCCTACGATACCGTCAGGTTCGAAAGAAAACGGCGGATCATCCCCGACATGGGAGTTCTCGGACCACGGTACCGCGGAAAGGCAAAACAGATTGCCGAAGCACTCGCGACTGCGGAGCCGGGAGAAGACGGCGTAGAGATTTTCCTTGACGGCGAACGTGTATTTATCAGCAGTGATCTCTACCGCGAAGTGGAAGAGGACGTCGAGATACGGGGCGTAGACGTTCGCCCGCATGTGATCGAACCCTCCTACGGCATCGACCGCATGATGTACGCCATTCTCGAACACCGGTACGATGAAGAGATGGTGGAAGGAGAGATCAGGAAAGTACTCCGCCTTCCTCCCCGGATCGCTCCGGTTCAAGCCGCCGTATTTCCCCTGATGAACCGGGACGGCCTTGATGAGATTGCTTTGTCCGTCACCCGATCGCTCGTTGAACGGGGAATCCTCGCGCAATATGACGATACCGGTGCAATCGGGAGACGGTACCGCAGGCAGGATGAGATCGGGACGCCTTTTGCGATAACCGTCGACTATGATACACTCGCGGACTCCACGATCACGATCCGGGACCGCGATTCCATGAACCAGGTGCGCATCAGTCTCAGCGACGTACCGGAAACGCTTCGTTTACTCATCAACGGGACGCTGCACTTTGATATGCTGAAGAAATGA
- a CDS encoding Hef nuclease, whose amino-acid sequence MKYISHPRIRSGSLEERAYQLAVAVHALDGNTMVVLPTGLGKTAVAAITAASRLHTTAGRVLMLAPTKPLVEQHYRFLSRTLLVTDGEAGEGAGCAMFTGETPVEARTAAWNAARIITATPQVIKNDVLAGRYNLGDVSLLIVDECHRAVGNYAYVFIAREYRERAADPLILAMTASPGSNTDRVQEVCEHLGISIVETRTEEDADVRPYIHEREVQYIQVDLPAPLSHAVNTLNDLIGSRLDWLSGQGFTVPRKNQVSMKALNALNASIQRRITKRDPTAFQAASVYAECMKLRHAIALAETQGSVAIRQYMEKLTREGHDPAGSKASRRLASDPAFIGLRDTTGSWDTELLPKPGIVANLVSIQLSEFPESRVIVFASYRDTVSLLVDHLNERGIPSRRFVGQSARDSEKGLSQKKQLQTLSDFRQGEFPVLVATSVGEEGLDVPSTDLVIFYEAVPSEIRSIQRKGRTGRHGSGRIIVLVTRGTSDEVFRYVSQNREREMQSGIRTLSRQHAPDHAPLQTSIGSFVPAAGPRIIADDRETASRVVERLHALGANLDIRRMESGDYAIGERILVERKTTRDFVDTLVERDLLGQIRTMAHAVSRPVLIVEGDDVFSERNILPNAIRGALAAIAVDMGVSIFYTRSPEETAEVIYVLAKREGSEPGERQAHPRKAYRSYDDQMEYILTAFPGIGPKQAQKLLAHFGSLKNVVTADEGDLATVPGVGVKTARTIADLAGRRYTEKKD is encoded by the coding sequence ATGAAATACATCAGCCATCCCCGCATCCGATCCGGCAGCCTCGAAGAGCGTGCCTATCAGCTCGCCGTTGCAGTGCATGCACTGGACGGCAATACCATGGTCGTTTTGCCGACAGGGCTCGGAAAAACGGCAGTTGCAGCCATTACAGCTGCATCGCGGCTCCATACCACGGCGGGGCGGGTGCTCATGCTTGCACCGACGAAACCGCTCGTAGAACAGCATTACCGTTTCCTGTCCCGGACGCTCCTCGTGACCGACGGGGAAGCCGGGGAAGGGGCAGGGTGTGCGATGTTCACCGGGGAAACGCCGGTGGAGGCACGCACCGCGGCATGGAACGCCGCACGCATCATCACGGCGACACCGCAGGTAATCAAAAATGACGTCCTCGCCGGCCGCTACAACCTCGGGGACGTCAGCCTGCTGATCGTCGACGAGTGCCATAGGGCGGTCGGCAATTACGCGTACGTCTTCATCGCGCGTGAATACCGGGAGCGGGCGGCAGACCCCCTCATTCTTGCGATGACCGCGTCACCCGGAAGCAATACCGACCGGGTGCAGGAGGTCTGCGAGCACCTCGGCATTTCCATTGTCGAGACGCGGACGGAGGAGGACGCGGATGTCCGCCCGTACATCCACGAGCGCGAGGTGCAGTATATTCAGGTGGATCTTCCCGCTCCCCTTTCCCATGCAGTGAACACCCTCAACGATCTCATCGGGTCCCGCCTCGACTGGCTTTCAGGCCAGGGATTCACCGTGCCGCGGAAAAACCAGGTCTCGATGAAGGCGCTTAACGCACTCAACGCCTCCATCCAGCGGAGAATTACAAAGCGGGACCCGACCGCTTTTCAGGCGGCATCCGTGTATGCCGAATGCATGAAACTCCGCCATGCCATCGCGCTCGCAGAGACACAGGGAAGCGTTGCGATCCGGCAGTACATGGAAAAGCTCACCCGTGAGGGGCATGATCCCGCGGGTTCGAAGGCAAGCAGGCGTCTCGCGTCGGATCCCGCATTCATCGGTCTCCGTGACACAACCGGATCGTGGGACACCGAACTTCTCCCGAAACCCGGGATCGTCGCAAACCTTGTATCCATCCAGCTTTCAGAATTTCCGGAGAGCAGAGTCATCGTTTTTGCCAGTTACCGCGACACTGTCAGCCTGCTTGTCGATCACCTGAACGAACGGGGCATACCGTCCCGCCGGTTCGTCGGACAGTCTGCCCGGGACTCCGAAAAGGGGCTTTCCCAGAAGAAACAGCTCCAGACACTCAGCGATTTTCGGCAGGGTGAATTCCCGGTGCTCGTGGCGACATCCGTCGGCGAAGAGGGACTCGACGTGCCCTCGACCGATCTCGTAATCTTCTACGAGGCGGTCCCCTCCGAGATCAGGAGCATCCAGAGAAAAGGCCGTACGGGCCGCCACGGAAGCGGAAGAATTATCGTCCTCGTTACCCGCGGAACATCGGACGAAGTATTCCGGTATGTAAGCCAGAACCGCGAGCGCGAGATGCAATCCGGCATCCGGACCCTGAGCAGGCAGCACGCACCTGACCATGCGCCCCTCCAGACATCCATCGGATCGTTCGTCCCGGCGGCAGGCCCCCGCATCATCGCCGATGATCGGGAGACAGCATCGAGAGTCGTCGAACGCCTCCACGCCCTCGGTGCGAATCTCGACATCCGAAGAATGGAATCCGGCGATTACGCGATCGGGGAGAGGATCCTCGTTGAGCGAAAGACGACCCGCGACTTCGTCGATACACTCGTAGAGCGCGATCTTCTCGGCCAGATCCGCACCATGGCACACGCCGTTTCCCGTCCGGTGCTCATCGTCGAGGGTGACGACGTCTTCAGCGAACGTAATATTCTTCCCAATGCGATACGGGGAGCGCTTGCCGCCATTGCCGTCGATATGGGAGTCAGTATCTTTTATACCCGGTCGCCGGAGGAAACCGCCGAGGTGATATATGTCCTCGCGAAGAGGGAGGGATCCGAACCGGGTGAACGACAGGCCCATCCCCGAAAGGCATACCGCTCATATGACGATCAGATGGAGTATATTCTCACGGCATTCCCGGGAATCGGCCCGAAACAGGCACAAAAACTTCTTGCACATTTCGGCAGCCTCAAAAACGTCGTCACTGCGGACGAAGGCGATCTTGCTACGGTGCCGGGCGTGGGTGTGAAGACCGCACGGACGATCGCAGACCTTGCGGGCAGGCGGTACACGGAGAAAAAAGACTAG
- a CDS encoding secondary thiamine-phosphate synthase enzyme → MFQTTVTIDTHGEGDIINLTPAVEDFVRKSNVDSGIVTIFVVGSTAAVTTIEYEPGVLSDLRRSLAVLAPDDAAYAHDRAWGDGNGRSHVKAALVGPSLSVPVAGGVPACGTWQQIVLLELDVRETRRRSVVITIQAAHAF, encoded by the coding sequence ATGTTTCAGACGACGGTGACGATCGATACGCATGGTGAGGGGGATATCATCAACCTGACCCCGGCGGTTGAGGATTTTGTGCGAAAAAGTAATGTGGATTCCGGGATCGTTACGATTTTTGTCGTGGGATCGACGGCGGCAGTCACGACGATAGAGTACGAACCGGGGGTCCTTTCCGATCTCAGGCGGTCCCTGGCGGTGCTTGCACCGGATGATGCCGCCTATGCCCATGACCGTGCGTGGGGAGACGGTAACGGCCGGTCACACGTGAAGGCGGCGCTTGTCGGCCCGTCACTCTCCGTGCCCGTTGCAGGCGGAGTGCCTGCGTGCGGGACATGGCAGCAGATCGTCCTTCTTGAGCTTGACGTCCGGGAGACCCGCCGCCGCTCCGTGGTAATCACGATACAGGCGGCACATGCATTCTGA